A stretch of Lactuca sativa cultivar Salinas chromosome 6, Lsat_Salinas_v11, whole genome shotgun sequence DNA encodes these proteins:
- the LOC111908834 gene encoding U-box domain-containing protein 4: METEVHTNYSYMGRNFSNITLSNDDSAAFSDCNSDRSGEFPTTSATRRLLLACATESSDDLIQQLVSDLDSDSIEDQKQAAMELRLLAKNKPENRVKIARAGAIRPLISLISSADPELQEHGVTAILNLSLCDENKEVLAASGAIRPLVRALKVGTPTGKENAACALLRLSQLEENKAAIGRSGAIPLLVDLLETGNFRGQKDASTALYSLCSLKENKVRAVQAGIMKPLVELMADFESNMVDKAAFVMSVLTPLKEARAALVEEGGIPVLVEIIEIGSQRQKEIAVVILLQICDDSVVYRTMVAREGAIPPLVALSQSGTKRAKQKAETLIELLRRPRSGNAAASSD, encoded by the exons ATGGAGACGGAAGTCCATACCAATTACTCCTACATGGGACGGAATTTCAGCAACATCACCCTTTCAAACGACGATTCCGCCGCTTTCAGCGATTGTAACAGTGACCGATCAGGTGAGTTCCCGACCACGTCGGCGACCAGGCGTCTTCTCCTCGCTTGTGCTACTGAATCGTCGGATGATCTAATTCAACAGCTGGTCTCCGATCTAGATTCGGACTCGATTGAAGATCAGAAGCAAGCAGCGATGGAGCTCCGGTTGCTCGCCAAGAACAAACCGGAAAACCGAGTTAAGATAGCGAGAGCCGGAGCAATCAGGCCGTTGATTTCGTTAATCTCGTCTGCTGATCCTGAATTACAAGAGCACGGTGTTACAGCGATTTTGAATTTGTCGCTGTGCGATGAGAACAAAGAGGTTCTAGCGGCTTCCGGAGCAATCAGGCCGTTAGTTAGAGCGTTGAAGGTTGGAACACCGACGGGGAAGGAAAACGCGGCGTGCGCGCTTCTCCGGTTATCTCAATTAGAAGAAAACAAAGCGGCAATCGGTCGATCAGGAGCGATTCCTTTGTTAGTTGACCTACTCGAAACCGGAAACTTCCGAGGGCAGAAGGACGCATCAACGGCGTTGTATTCGTTGTGTTCGTTGAAAGAAAACAAAGTTCGAGCAGTTCAGGCCGGGATCATGAAGCCGTTGGTTGAATTAATGGCGGATTTCGAGTCAAACATGGTCGATAAAGCAGCATTTGTGATGAGCGTTTTGACACCGCTGAAGGAGGCTAGGGCGGCGTTGGTGGAGGAAGGAGGTATTCCGGTGCTGGTGGAGATCATAGAGATCGGATCTCAGCGGCAGAAGGAGATAGCGGTGGTGATTCTGTTGCAGATTTGTGATGATAGTGTGGTCTACCGTACTATGGTGGCCCGCGAAGGAGCCATTCCTCCCCTCGTCGCCTTGTCACAATCTGGTACAAAGCGCGCTAAACAAAAG GCGGAAACACTTATTGAGCTTCTTCGGCGACCAAGATCCGGCAACGCTGCTGCCAGCTCGGATTAA